A DNA window from Rhineura floridana isolate rRhiFlo1 chromosome 11, rRhiFlo1.hap2, whole genome shotgun sequence contains the following coding sequences:
- the LOC133367084 gene encoding olfactory receptor 14A16-like, producing the protein MSNSTSMSTFLLWEFSEIREVQILYFFLFLALYLTTVTGNLLIVAAIALDHHLHTPMYFFLTNLALMDLGIVSVIVPKSMANSIMNNWSIPYSGCVAQVFFYFFFVASDFSLLTVMAHDRYVAICNPLQYETIMHKGACLQMAAIVWISSLLYAIVHTCGTFANTFCSYAVNQFFCEIPKLLKLSCSDFYLFEIGLIVLSCFIALGCFIFIIVTYMHIFSTVLRIPSVHGKKKALSTCIPHLTVVSLLMITGFFAYARPPTDAPSYLDIPFSMIYTIIPPMLNPYIYCMRNKEIKTALCKFLDFGDSSKTLFRVI; encoded by the coding sequence ATGAGCAATTCTACTTCCATGTCTACATTTCTGCTGTGGGAATTTTCAGAAATACGAGAAGTACAGATCTTATACTTCTTTCTGTTTCTAGCATTGTACTTGACAACTGTCACTGGGAATCTTCTCATCGTTGCTGCCATAGCCCTTGACCATCACCTACATACACCAATGTACTTTTTCCTAACAAACCTGGCCCTGATGGACTTAGGCATTGTTTCTGTCATTGTACCCAAATCTATGGCCAATTCCATTATGAACAATTGGTCCATTCCGTATTCTGGGTGTGTAGCTCaagttttcttttatttcttctttgtagCATCAGACTTTTCGCTTCTAACTGTAATGGCACATGACCGGTATGTTGCCATCTGCAACCCATTACAATATGAGACAATTATGCATAAAGGAGCCTGCCTTCAGATGGCAGCCATTGTGTGGATTAGTAGTCTTCTTTATGCCATAGTACATACCTGTGGCACTTTTGCGAACACCTTCTGTTCTTATGCTGTCaatcagttcttctgtgaaattCCAAAGTTATTGAAGCTCTCCTGCTCTGACTTTTACTTATTTGAAATTGGGCTTATTGTTCTATCATGTTTTATAGCACTAGGATGTTTCATTTTCATCATCGTAACATACATGCACATATTTTCTACAGTGCTCAGAATTCCTTCTGTTCATGGCAAGAAAAAAGCCCTCTCCACTTGCATTCCCCACCTCACTGTTGTCTCACTGCTTATGATCACTGGATTCTTTGCCTATGCAAGGCCTCCCACTGATGCTCCTTCTTATCTAGATATACCATTTTCCATGATATATACCATAATTCCTCCCATGCTGAATCCATATATCTACtgcatgagaaacaaagagatcaaGACTGCTTTGTGCAAATTCTTAGATTTTGGAGATTCCTCTAAGACATTATTTAGAGTTATTTGA